The sequence TGTCGCCGCCGTTTTTAACGATGCGTGTTTGTTTTTCGACAGCATTCATTGCCAACGGATTACTACCCGACCAAAACTCGATGGAGTTGAGCACAATACCATCAGCGAGCAAAGTAACGGAGTAAACCGGAATCACAAGCATGGCAAAAAACACCAGCTCGGAACCCCACCGGCCATCAATATCCATATTCCAGTTGTAGAGATTATTGGTAAGCTGAAACGAACCGATGCAGCTTTGTTGAGTTAGTGTAGTTCCCAGCAGAATGACTGCCAGTAGTAGTACTTTTATCTTTTTCATATCTTCCTTAATAATTTATTAATGAAATAAATTGTTGATGATCAGGTACGTTTTATTTGTTGCAAATTAAATTCGTCGGGCAATTTATAATCGCGTGTAAGGCGGTCGAGCAACTGGTCGAACATGCTACGTCCGGTCTCCGGATCAAGGCGCATCCAGCGTTCGGCTATACTTAGCTGAAGCATAAAAGCCAGCAGGCGTTCGATGGTAAAATATTCGAAGAAGGTATGTTCGTCGATCCACTGCCATTTTAAAAGATCGAGATTTTTCTCGCGCTCGGTGATGGTGTCACTTTGCCAGGCAGCCAGAATTTTTTCTGTTTCTGCAAAGTCCTGCATCAGGCCAAAATCGCGTGCACTGCTACGCTGTATACTTTGCGTCACCACATTGTCGCCAATGAGCTGATTGGACAGCGGCATCTCGTGCTCGCGCAAAGCCATCGCTGTGGTTACATTAGTAAAATCGAGCAGGAAGCTATAGTATTTGCGAAGAAAATCGTTGTTGAGCGACAGCAGGTGGTCATAGAAATGCTTGTCGAGAACAGCTTCCCAAGGCATCTCATTATTGTCGCGTTCGTCATTTTTAAACTGCGTAATAAAATCGCGCATGTAATTCGGAATCCGGTCATCGCTTTCGCGGATTTCTTCTTCGAGGAGGTCGCGGCTATAGTTGGCCATCTCTTGCCACGGCTTGTCGTTTTTGAGCAGCAGGCTGAGCAGATTTTGATTGTCGTATTTCAAAAACAGCACTTCTATCAGCGCATAGTCGTCGGGATGCAGCGTCTTGCGAAACTCTTCTTTAAAAGCTTCTACCGACACCTTGGCTCTGTTTTCGTCGAGAAAAAGATCAGGGAGCCCGGCAACCTCGTAATAATAATGGCGTTTGAAAAGCATGCTATTTGATTTCGTCAAAAAATTTACGGGTCCGCGGGCGGAGATATTGGTTGAAGAATAATTTAAAATCCTCATCAGTAAAGCTAATCTTATAGCTGCCATCTTTGGGTCCAAGCTTAAAGCCGCTTTTGATACCTTCTTCAAAGTCGATGTTCACACCACCTTTCACTTTTTCAGCCACCTTCTTCGTAAGGACACCTTCGAGCTGTTTGTGGTCTTCTTTCGACATAAATACGGTAATATCTTTTCCATGCTGCTCTATCTGATCCCAGTTGTCGGCCATTTTGAGCAAAAGATTTTTTACAAAATCCTTGTCATCAAAGGCCTGATCGATGGCCTCATTTACAGCTTTGTCGACCAACAAATCGGTGATGCGTTGTTTGATGCTTGTAACAGCCTGCCGGGTGGTCATCTGTAACTCCGAATCGGTATTTTTCTTAAGCTCTTCGGAAGATTGGCGTGCATCAGCTAGAATCTTCTCAGCATCGGCACGCGCTGTTTTTAGTATCTCTTCTGATTCTTTTTTGGCTTTAGCCACAAGATCGGCTGCTTCTTTCTTTCCTTTTTCAACACCTTCGTCGTAAATACGTGTTGTTAGTTCCTGCAGTTTATCATTCATAGTTTATTTGCTAAAAGTTGCTTAACACAATGCTGTAAAAGTCCGCAAAGATAAATGATTTGTATCGACCTATTATAGTTAAAGCATTCTAAAAAAATAGAATCACACAAATCGGAGCACAACTTTAACCTGATCGATCAGAAATTATTATAGCCTTCTTTGAAACAAATAAAATTATCAACGTTCTGTAAGCAATTGAAAGAGCTGAAAACACGCGGCCGCAGCGGATTTATCGTTAAATTGTGCTCGCAGTGTTTGATAACTTTACCACCCCGCTTCACCCAAATCAGGAGGCTATTAACTTATTTTTGCCTCCCGGACAATTAGCAGGAAAACAAATTAATGATGACAGTAGAATATAGTGATGATCTGGTACGCTCGCTCGAATGGAACGAGCACATACAAACGCGCCCCGGCATGTACATTGGCAAGCTGGGCGACGGCTCCTCGCAGGACGATGGCATTTATGTATTAATAAAAGAAATCCTCGACAACTCCATTGATGAATTTGTGATGGGCAACGGACGGCGCATCGATGTAAACATCGACGATCGCAAGGTGAGCATCCGCGACTACGGGCGCGGCATACCGCTCGGCAAGGTGGTGGATTGTGTAGCCAAAATCAACACCGGCGCCAAATACGATAGCAAGGTTTTTAAAAAATCGGTAGGTTTGAATGGCGTGGGCGCCAAAGCGGTAAATGCGCTATCGTCGTTTTTTATGGCCCAATCGGTGCGCGAAAACAAGACCAAAATTGTAGAATTTAGCG comes from Bacteroidales bacterium and encodes:
- a CDS encoding DUF3332 domain-containing protein, encoding MKKIKVLLLAVILLGTTLTQQSCIGSFQLTNNLYNWNMDIDGRWGSELVFFAMLVIPVYSVTLLADGIVLNSIEFWSGSNPLAMNAVEKQTRIVKNGGDTYQLTAEKNTIHVQKLSGGNTGETGDFTWDDQSQNWEFQSNGQHFVLQQ
- a CDS encoding DUF2764 family protein; the protein is MLFKRHYYYEVAGLPDLFLDENRAKVSVEAFKEEFRKTLHPDDYALIEVLFLKYDNQNLLSLLLKNDKPWQEMANYSRDLLEEEIRESDDRIPNYMRDFITQFKNDERDNNEMPWEAVLDKHFYDHLLSLNNDFLRKYYSFLLDFTNVTTAMALREHEMPLSNQLIGDNVVTQSIQRSSARDFGLMQDFAETEKILAAWQSDTITEREKNLDLLKWQWIDEHTFFEYFTIERLLAFMLQLSIAERWMRLDPETGRSMFDQLLDRLTRDYKLPDEFNLQQIKRT